A part of Stigmatopora nigra isolate UIUO_SnigA unplaced genomic scaffold, RoL_Snig_1.1 HiC_scaffold_25, whole genome shotgun sequence genomic DNA contains:
- the vrtn gene encoding vertnin, whose protein sequence is MIQRNEVVLSILRELQEATESSGLDSLILKALEVERLLAPFPLPRQPCQNFPEWVGVDDMAWRLYPRDAPADLLPLRCKGKGNLLFDAASTLLVGNSGLSLELQVRAVVEMALWKTYYLSGMIDSKMMLQAVRFSLCAEESQAMVSLSASVLEAIFDADVKASCFPDSYANMWHVYALASVLQVNIYSIYPMFNHKIRSYFHRVIRPRTLPKECEPRTFHIMWSGRLQSQTLFRPDHFVALVRINDFASSSPQSEELPNRDSQFSYTSLKDKYNITKRTFYRWKRQSQEHCKKSTARYEAKYFLQACYLEGKLIPLHQFKEFFPEVSRSSYYNWKQELLKSGGTFSTPSSTGEISPGESTEQEAWSSPEGRRDEPDQQDSVAGLFGLNLGHLDLERAQSVAHMQQAKRCLQNCIATNASFPFRLFKRNFPGISRSTYYNWRREALLFNGGYKASSSDSSDADKSQSPKSISPPLQTANEGAPRTRICRRQHRSFRLAYVSKKQLRDFAKMLVRRSKLTLSQFKLRFPTLSLCFFWLWSSGKKKRTVTELSDVKAQQSPTASVNIPPSSNGLQFAEVVPSACASAPAPPATPLPECGLAGFPPGFPPSMDVVALANFKAKAKLFLQQRFEEKSFPTFKEFRSYFPFTPRSTYYMWKRALHHGVSLVHG, encoded by the exons ATGATTCAGAGGAACGAGGTGGTGCTGTCCATCCTGAGAGAACTGCAGGAGGCCACAGAGTCCTCGGGCCTGGACTCTCTTATTCTGAAAGCCCTGGAGGTGGAGCGACTCCTGGCTCCATTCCCACTGCCCCGGCAGCCCTGTCAGAACTTCCCCGAGTGGGTCGGAGTGGACGACATGGCCTGGCGTTTGTACCCCCGAGACGCTCCGGCGGACCTCCTGCCGCTGCGCTGCAAAGGAAAGGGCAACCTGTTGTTCGACGCGGCAAGCACACTACTGGTGGGCAATAGTGGGCTGAGCTTGGAGCTACAG GTCAGGGCGGTTGTAGAAATGGCCCTGTGGAAGACGTACTATCTGTCTGGGATGATCGACTCCAAGATGATGCTCCAGGCGGTCCGCTTCAGCCTCTGCGCCGAGGAGTCCCAAGCCATGGTGAGCCTATCGGCCAGCGTCCTGGAAGCCATCTTCGACGCGGACGTCAAGGCCTCCTGTTTCCCCGACTCCTACGCCAACATGTGGCATGTATACGCGCTGGCCTCAGTGCTTCAGGTCAACATCTACTCCATCTACCCCATGTTTAACCACAAGATCCGCTCCTACTTCCACCGCGTCATCCGGCCCAGGACTTTACCCAAAGAGTGTGAGCCTCGAACCTTCCACATCATGTGGTCTGGCCGGCTGCAATCTCAGACTTTGTTCCGACCCGATCACTTCGTGGCGCTGGTCCGCATTAATGACTTTGCTTCGAGTTCGCCTCAGAGCGAGGAGCTCCCCAACAGGGACTCTCAGTTCTCCTACACTAGTCTGAAGGACAAATACAACATCACCAAGAGGACCTTCTACCGCTGGAAGAGGCAGTCTCAGGAGCATTGCAAAAAATCCACCGCCCGCTACGAGGCCAAGTACTTCCTCCAGGCGTGCTACCTGGAGGGAAAGCTCATCCCGCTGCACCAGTTTAAAGAATTCTTCCCCGAAGTCTCCAGGTCGTCGTACTACAACTGGAAGCAGGAGCTCCTCAAGTCAGGTGGCACTTTCTCCACGCCGTCTTCCACGGGAGAGATAAGTCCCGGCGAGAGCACAGAGCAGGAAGCCTGGTCTTCCCCCGAGGGCCGACGAGACGAGCCAGATCAACAAGACAGCGTGGCCGGCCTTTTCGGCCTCAACTTGGGGCATCTGGATCTGGAGCGGGCCCAGAGTGTAGCCCACATGCAGCAAGCTAAACGCTGCCTCCAGAACTGCATAGCCACCAATGCCTCTTTCCCATTCAGGCTCTTCAAGCGCAACTTCCCAGGCATTTCCAGGTCCACTTATTACAACTGGAGGAGAGAGGCCTTGCTGTTCAACGGAGGCTACAAAGCCAGCAGCTCAGACAGCTCTGACGCCGACAAAAGCCAAAGCCCTAAAAGCATCTCGCCGCCGTTGCAGACCGCCAACGAAGGCGCTCCGCGGACGAGAATCTGCAGGCGACAGCACCGCAGTTTCCGGTTGGCGTATGTGAGCAAGAAACAACTCCGAGATTTCGCTAAAATGCTGGTCCGTAGGTCCAAATTGACCCTCAGCCAGTTCAAGCTCAGGTTCCCTACGTTGTCCCTTTGTTTCTTCTGGCTGTGGAGCAGCGGCAAGAAAAAGAGGACAGTGACGGAACTCTCCGACGTGAAAGCCCAGCAAAGCCCAACGGCTAGCGTCAACATCCCCCCTAGCTCAAATGGGTTGCAGTTTGCAGAGGTCGTGCCATCCGCGTGTGCCTCCGCTCCTGCACCCCCAGCCACCCCGCTTCCCGAGTGCGGCCTGGCGGGCTTCCCGCCGGGCTTCCCGCCGTCTATGGACGTGGTGGCTCTGGCCAACTTCAAAGCCAAGGCCAAGTTGTTTCTGCAGCAGCGCTTCGAGGAAAAATCCTTCCCCACGTTCAAGGAATTCCGTTCCTATTTTCCCTTCACTCCACGCTCTACCTACTACATGTGGAAACGGGCTTTGCACCATGGAGTCTCGCTGGTCCATGGTTGA